A stretch of Mya arenaria isolate MELC-2E11 chromosome 14, ASM2691426v1 DNA encodes these proteins:
- the LOC128217717 gene encoding Krueppel-like factor 15 isoform X1, whose translation MTIIIRRDMPTKAGILMRAVRIQHSEFPVQERMEDFLPLCASLEREQYTLQRLNSAGEDMDAQLEDLRNSSPISGMWGTESMDDEMYLEYLFSQGLADSIEKPSSVSPLIVNKSSEKVTTFCDSYCNTLLADFPRESLSTGTSSDSDSDYSDVFPTETKDFVVLGVGLQSLMHSYAAKGPAPNNPNTQDLAIDQFPRPPAPNNVPRAQLHHHSNQQYSFTNANSLLTNASILNAVNKVRAMKTQSQRANPIATKAAADDKIFHCTYAGCTKVYSKSSHLKAHLRRHTGEKPFSCTWPGCGWRFSRSDELARHKRSHSGIKPYQCKICEKKFSRSDHLSKHLKVHRKRNGL comes from the coding sequence GCGGGCATCCTAATGCGGGCGGTGCGAATCCAACACAGCGAGTTTCCAGTTCAGGAGCGTATGGAGGACTTCCTGCCGCTGTGCGCGAGCCTAGAGCGCGAGCAGTACACGCTGCAGCGGCTCAACTCCGCTGGGGAAGACATGGATGCTCAACTGGAGGACCTCCGCAACAGCAGCCCCATTTCCGGTATGTGGGGCACTGAGTCGATGGATGATGAGATGTACCTAGAGTACCTGTTTTCACAAGGTCTGGCGGACTCCATTGAAAAACCAAGCAGTGTGAGCCCACTAATAGTGAACAAGAGTAGTGAAAAAGTGACCACGTTTTGTGATAGTTATTGTAACACTTTGCTGGCAGATTTCCCACGGGAAAGCCTCTCCACCGGAACAAGTAGTGACTCTGATTCTGACTATAGTGACGTATTTCCGACTGAGACTAAAGACTTTGTTGTTTTAGGAGTGGGTCTCCAAAGCTTAATGCATTCCTACGCCGCCAAAGGTCCTGCTCCTAACAACCCTAACACACAAGACCTAGCTATAGACCAATTCCCCCGTCCTCCCGCACCAAACAACGTACCACGTGCACAACTTCATCACCATAGTAACCAACAATACTCATTTACGAACGCTAACTCATTGTTAACTAATGCCTCAATTTTAAATGCTGTTAACAAAGTCAGAGCGATGAAAACTCAATCGCAACGTGCGAATCCAATTGCCACCAAGGCTGCAGCAGACGACAAAATATTCCATTGTACGTACGCCGGTTGTACGAAAGTTTACAGTAAATCCTCGCACCTAAAGGCTCATCTACGACGTCACACGGGGGAGAAGCCTTTCTCGTGCACGTGGCCTGGATGTGGATGGAGATTTTCACGCTCGGATGAACTTGCGCGCCATAAACGTTCTCATTCCGGAATAAAACCCTACCAGTGTAAAATTTGCGAAAAGAAGTTCTCAAGATCGGACCATCTTTCGAAGCATTTAAAAGTTCATCGAAAACGCAATGGCCTGTAG
- the LOC128217717 gene encoding Krueppel-like factor 15 isoform X2, which yields MRAVRIQHSEFPVQERMEDFLPLCASLEREQYTLQRLNSAGEDMDAQLEDLRNSSPISGMWGTESMDDEMYLEYLFSQGLADSIEKPSSVSPLIVNKSSEKVTTFCDSYCNTLLADFPRESLSTGTSSDSDSDYSDVFPTETKDFVVLGVGLQSLMHSYAAKGPAPNNPNTQDLAIDQFPRPPAPNNVPRAQLHHHSNQQYSFTNANSLLTNASILNAVNKVRAMKTQSQRANPIATKAAADDKIFHCTYAGCTKVYSKSSHLKAHLRRHTGEKPFSCTWPGCGWRFSRSDELARHKRSHSGIKPYQCKICEKKFSRSDHLSKHLKVHRKRNGL from the coding sequence ATGCGGGCGGTGCGAATCCAACACAGCGAGTTTCCAGTTCAGGAGCGTATGGAGGACTTCCTGCCGCTGTGCGCGAGCCTAGAGCGCGAGCAGTACACGCTGCAGCGGCTCAACTCCGCTGGGGAAGACATGGATGCTCAACTGGAGGACCTCCGCAACAGCAGCCCCATTTCCGGTATGTGGGGCACTGAGTCGATGGATGATGAGATGTACCTAGAGTACCTGTTTTCACAAGGTCTGGCGGACTCCATTGAAAAACCAAGCAGTGTGAGCCCACTAATAGTGAACAAGAGTAGTGAAAAAGTGACCACGTTTTGTGATAGTTATTGTAACACTTTGCTGGCAGATTTCCCACGGGAAAGCCTCTCCACCGGAACAAGTAGTGACTCTGATTCTGACTATAGTGACGTATTTCCGACTGAGACTAAAGACTTTGTTGTTTTAGGAGTGGGTCTCCAAAGCTTAATGCATTCCTACGCCGCCAAAGGTCCTGCTCCTAACAACCCTAACACACAAGACCTAGCTATAGACCAATTCCCCCGTCCTCCCGCACCAAACAACGTACCACGTGCACAACTTCATCACCATAGTAACCAACAATACTCATTTACGAACGCTAACTCATTGTTAACTAATGCCTCAATTTTAAATGCTGTTAACAAAGTCAGAGCGATGAAAACTCAATCGCAACGTGCGAATCCAATTGCCACCAAGGCTGCAGCAGACGACAAAATATTCCATTGTACGTACGCCGGTTGTACGAAAGTTTACAGTAAATCCTCGCACCTAAAGGCTCATCTACGACGTCACACGGGGGAGAAGCCTTTCTCGTGCACGTGGCCTGGATGTGGATGGAGATTTTCACGCTCGGATGAACTTGCGCGCCATAAACGTTCTCATTCCGGAATAAAACCCTACCAGTGTAAAATTTGCGAAAAGAAGTTCTCAAGATCGGACCATCTTTCGAAGCATTTAAAAGTTCATCGAAAACGCAATGGCCTGTAG